A genomic region of Syntrophales bacterium contains the following coding sequences:
- a CDS encoding 2-oxoacid:acceptor oxidoreductase family protein, producing MTDTRNQGKARKEIIITGFGGQGVILAGRILGRAAALGDKRESTFVQSYGPESRGGACNAQIVISDNIIHYPYIKDPDILVCMSQGGYDKFIGQLKPDGVLLIDEDLVRPHGAKNFYSVPATRIAEELGQKMMANIIMIGFLTAITKTVSPEAARNTVAESVPGGTEEMNIMAFNKGWDSGLATLKGRKKKASGRTGTLS from the coding sequence ATGACTGATACGCGAAATCAAGGAAAAGCAAGAAAGGAAATTATCATAACGGGATTTGGAGGTCAGGGTGTTATCCTGGCTGGTCGTATCCTTGGAAGAGCGGCTGCTTTAGGTGACAAGAGGGAAAGTACCTTTGTTCAGTCTTACGGACCCGAGTCACGAGGCGGAGCATGCAACGCTCAGATTGTTATTTCAGATAATATCATCCATTATCCTTACATAAAAGATCCTGATATTCTCGTGTGTATGTCCCAGGGTGGCTATGATAAATTCATAGGACAATTGAAACCCGATGGGGTTCTGCTGATTGATGAGGATCTGGTTCGGCCGCACGGGGCCAAAAACTTTTATTCTGTTCCAGCTACTCGCATTGCCGAAGAACTGGGACAGAAGATGATGGCCAATATCATTATGATAGGTTTTTTAACTGCTATTACAAAAACTGTATCCCCCGAAGCAGCACGGAATACCGTTGCAGAATCGGTGCCCGGGGGAACAGAGGAAATGAACATCATGGCCTTTAATAAGGGCTGGGATTCCGGTCTTGCCACGCTTAAGGGGCGTAAGAAAAAGGCCTCCGGA